In one window of Chryseobacterium sp. JV274 DNA:
- a CDS encoding PD-(D/E)XK nuclease family protein, with protein MNDYISFFREIQAHSRFEIEYEKRHSKKLASKFNAMKFLHWNENKVSEILAFFLNPNENHGQGDIYLKLFKEELGLYFPYDTPEKVQVILEDSTFENRRVDIVLKNQDQSSILGIENKIYPWTKDQENQVEDYLKYLQYISNNHYQLLYLTPKSKELTEYSGGKEIEKLIETGKLYLINYEEHIIPILKEFIKNTENERVRSFLVDFESQLIENYMGKENLDMGSLNHFITETEENIETAFKVSNTLNSIKQEMKNLVDQQMLQLTDELTKELKMRITYNEQFHHFEIPVFKNLFIKFNYEEGGVIYGLVKTPQYKDSHHDKVYLIDLRNYLGIKFRTSHWWPLFFLQYANIEHDASFWIDVRNGKFKKFMKDFIIAVIEAPENLKLDL; from the coding sequence ATGAACGATTATATTTCTTTTTTCAGAGAGATCCAGGCCCACTCCAGGTTTGAAATTGAATATGAAAAAAGACATTCTAAAAAGCTGGCCTCTAAATTTAATGCGATGAAGTTCCTCCACTGGAACGAAAATAAAGTCTCTGAAATATTAGCGTTTTTTCTAAATCCAAATGAAAACCATGGTCAGGGTGATATTTATTTGAAGCTTTTCAAAGAAGAATTAGGATTGTATTTCCCTTATGATACTCCGGAAAAAGTTCAGGTTATTTTAGAGGATTCAACCTTTGAAAACCGACGGGTCGACATTGTTCTGAAGAATCAAGATCAGTCAAGTATTCTGGGAATTGAAAATAAAATTTACCCTTGGACAAAAGATCAGGAAAATCAGGTTGAAGATTATTTGAAATATTTACAGTATATCAGTAATAACCATTATCAGCTTCTCTATTTAACCCCGAAATCAAAGGAATTAACAGAATACAGCGGCGGAAAAGAAATCGAAAAACTAATAGAAACAGGAAAGCTTTATTTGATCAACTACGAAGAACATATTATACCAATATTAAAAGAATTTATAAAAAATACAGAAAATGAAAGAGTGCGTTCTTTTTTGGTAGATTTTGAAAGTCAACTTATTGAAAATTATATGGGAAAAGAAAACTTAGATATGGGTTCATTGAATCATTTTATCACAGAAACTGAAGAAAATATAGAAACCGCTTTTAAAGTATCCAACACTTTAAATTCGATTAAACAGGAAATGAAAAATCTTGTTGACCAGCAGATGCTTCAACTGACAGATGAGTTAACCAAAGAATTAAAAATGCGTATCACATATAATGAACAGTTTCATCATTTTGAAATTCCTGTCTTTAAAAACTTATTCATCAAATTCAATTATGAAGAAGGTGGAGTTATTTATGGTTTGGTAAAAACACCTCAATATAAGGATTCACACCACGATAAAGTATATCTGATTGATCTTAGAAATTATTTAGGAATAAAGTTCAGAACATCACATTGGTGGCCTCTGTTTTTCTTACAATATGCTAATATAGAACATGATGCTTCATTCTGGATTGATGTAAGAAATGGCAAGTTTAAAAAATTTATGAAAGATTTTATTATTGCGGTTATAGAAGCTCCTGAAAATTTAAAACTAGATCTGTAG
- a CDS encoding serine hydrolase, which yields MTKSAQLILPFFILLMSIVHAQTEKTDPLYKTIISKDSLFFSAGYNTCNIGKMESMLSDEFEFYHDKGGFEDKKKFIIDFKNGLCKSPETYQLKRVLVDKSTEIYPMYKDGKIYAAIQNGDHLFYEKVGDQAEKLVGEAKFTHLWILENAEWKLKNSLSFDHHPKQTTDSETMFDNDQSMQSWLKENNIPTMGLGIIEGGKLQQIKVFGNTKTGISSPLNACFNVASLTKPVTAMVALRLISLGKWKLDEPLDIYWTDPDIINDPRHQKLTTRMILSHQTGFPNWRWMNTDKKLNFQFDPGTKYQYSGEGFEYLRKALEKKFGKSLDQLAKELIFQPLKMHNTNYIWDQNTDESRFVTGYNEKGNAYPIEKIKTANAADDMHTTIEDYGNFMISVMKGKNLKPEVFQEMIKKQVKVKEGKYFGLGFEIYDFGNGEYALSHGGADQGTRCIAIVLPNSGKGIVIFTNVDDGYKVYEKLVVHYLGEQGKKIVDIEQK from the coding sequence ATGACAAAATCTGCACAGCTTATCCTTCCTTTTTTTATTCTGTTGATGAGTATCGTTCATGCACAGACAGAAAAAACAGATCCTCTTTATAAAACAATTATATCGAAAGACAGCTTGTTTTTTTCAGCTGGCTACAATACCTGTAACATCGGGAAGATGGAAAGCATGTTAAGTGACGAGTTTGAGTTTTATCACGATAAAGGCGGCTTTGAGGACAAAAAGAAATTTATTATTGATTTTAAAAACGGATTGTGCAAGTCTCCGGAAACCTACCAATTAAAAAGAGTATTAGTTGATAAAAGTACTGAGATTTATCCCATGTATAAAGATGGAAAAATATATGCTGCCATTCAGAACGGAGATCATCTGTTTTATGAGAAGGTAGGAGATCAAGCTGAAAAATTAGTCGGGGAAGCAAAGTTTACTCATCTGTGGATCCTGGAAAATGCTGAGTGGAAACTTAAGAATTCATTGAGTTTTGATCACCATCCGAAGCAGACTACTGATAGTGAAACAATGTTTGATAACGATCAGTCGATGCAAAGCTGGCTGAAAGAAAATAATATTCCAACGATGGGATTAGGAATTATCGAAGGAGGAAAACTGCAACAGATAAAAGTTTTTGGAAATACTAAAACAGGAATTTCATCTCCTCTTAATGCCTGTTTTAATGTAGCCTCTCTTACCAAACCTGTCACGGCAATGGTCGCATTAAGGCTTATAAGCTTAGGGAAATGGAAGTTGGATGAACCTTTGGATATATACTGGACTGATCCGGATATCATCAACGATCCGAGACATCAGAAACTGACAACCAGAATGATCCTGAGCCACCAGACCGGCTTTCCCAACTGGAGATGGATGAACACTGACAAAAAACTGAATTTTCAGTTTGATCCCGGTACAAAATACCAATACTCAGGAGAAGGTTTTGAATACCTTCGGAAAGCGCTGGAAAAAAAGTTTGGAAAATCACTGGACCAGCTTGCGAAAGAACTTATTTTTCAGCCTCTCAAAATGCATAACACAAACTATATCTGGGATCAGAATACAGATGAATCAAGATTTGTAACAGGATACAATGAAAAGGGAAATGCTTATCCTATAGAAAAAATTAAAACAGCCAATGCTGCCGATGATATGCATACCACGATAGAAGATTACGGAAATTTTATGATCAGCGTTATGAAAGGAAAAAATCTGAAGCCGGAAGTCTTTCAGGAAATGATCAAAAAACAGGTAAAAGTAAAAGAAGGTAAATATTTCGGGTTAGGTTTTGAAATCTATGATTTTGGGAATGGTGAATATGCTTTATCTCATGGAGGTGCCGATCAGGGAACAAGGTGTATTGCCATTGTACTGCCCAATTCAGGAAAGGGGATTGTGATATTTACCAATGTAGATGATGGCTATAAAGTCTATGAAAAACTGGTAGTTCACTATCTGGGAGAGCAGGGAAAGAAAATAGTTGACATTGAACAGAAATAA
- a CDS encoding GIY-YIG nuclease family protein, producing MIEFSTGRYTYYIYILTNKNRKVLYTGVTGNLHIRLFQHKTRLNPSSFTARYNLEFLIYYEKYDWIYHAIEREKEIKNWSRIKKLELIRKTNPNLEFLNYLFENWL from the coding sequence ATGATTGAGTTTTCAACAGGAAGATATACCTACTATATCTATATTCTTACCAATAAAAATAGAAAAGTACTTTATACTGGCGTTACAGGAAACCTCCACATAAGATTGTTTCAACACAAAACCAGACTAAATCCAAGTAGCTTCACAGCAAGATATAATCTTGAGTTTCTAATTTATTACGAGAAATATGATTGGATTTATCATGCCATTGAAAGAGAAAAGGAAATTAAAAACTGGTCAAGAATTAAGAAGCTTGAGCTTATAAGGAAGACAAATCCTAATTTAGAATTTTTGAATTACTTGTTTGAAAACTGGCTTTGA
- a CDS encoding AAA family ATPase, which yields MAQSLLQIAQSLRDANKKVQLIYAFNGTGKTRLSREFKELIAPKNPETEEEETEIKIMYYNAFTEDLFYWDNDLMKLKIQPNEYTKWILQDQGQEPNIAAHFQRYTNDKLTPTFNEEYTIKDQDNKDVTIPPYSEVSFSFERGNDEPSEFVKISKGEESCFIWSVFYSLLKEAIEALIPLGEAQEEIKSLTVIAESKSKDTKKAENLAKKSRNKEDANKADVLRNEAEVANIELNTAQEKLKNLGGLFNNLDYVFIDDPVSSLDDTHLIELAVNIAELIKYSNSGLKFIITTHNPLFYNVLFNEFNGVKNTIKWRLEKLDDGTFSINELVSDSPFSYHLFLLSELEKAIQSPNDIKKFHFNFLRNILEKTSTFLGHNKWEDLLPQESREAYYKRIINLSSHSKHHGEEISIIEENDKRVLSFLVEEVKRRYGFKSTINPNVIEENGTV from the coding sequence ATGGCACAGTCATTACTCCAAATAGCACAATCTTTAAGAGATGCCAATAAAAAAGTGCAATTAATTTATGCTTTTAATGGTACTGGTAAAACACGTTTGTCACGTGAATTTAAAGAATTGATAGCTCCCAAAAATCCAGAAACCGAAGAAGAGGAAACAGAAATCAAGATAATGTACTATAATGCATTTACCGAAGATTTGTTTTATTGGGATAATGATTTAATGAAATTGAAAATTCAGCCCAATGAGTATACAAAATGGATACTTCAGGATCAAGGACAAGAGCCTAATATAGCAGCTCATTTCCAGCGTTATACTAATGATAAATTAACACCCACTTTTAATGAGGAATACACTATTAAAGATCAAGACAATAAGGATGTAACGATTCCTCCTTACTCTGAAGTAAGCTTTTCATTTGAACGTGGAAATGATGAGCCCTCCGAATTTGTGAAAATTTCCAAAGGCGAAGAGAGCTGTTTTATTTGGAGTGTGTTTTATAGTTTACTAAAGGAAGCTATAGAGGCATTAATCCCATTAGGAGAGGCACAAGAAGAAATAAAATCATTGACCGTAATAGCCGAATCAAAAAGCAAAGACACAAAAAAAGCAGAAAATCTAGCTAAAAAAAGCAGAAACAAAGAGGACGCTAACAAAGCAGACGTATTAAGAAATGAAGCGGAAGTGGCTAATATTGAATTGAACACAGCACAAGAAAAACTCAAAAACTTAGGTGGGCTATTTAATAATTTGGATTATGTATTTATTGATGATCCGGTAAGTTCACTCGATGATACCCACTTAATCGAGTTGGCTGTAAATATAGCTGAGTTGATTAAGTATAGTAATTCAGGATTAAAATTCATTATCACTACTCATAATCCATTATTCTACAATGTGTTATTTAATGAATTTAACGGAGTAAAGAACACAATAAAATGGCGTTTAGAAAAACTGGATGATGGAACTTTTTCAATAAATGAGCTAGTAAGCGACTCTCCATTCTCGTATCATTTATTTCTTTTATCTGAATTAGAAAAAGCTATACAATCGCCAAATGATATAAAAAAGTTTCATTTCAATTTTCTTCGTAATATATTAGAAAAAACCTCTACCTTTTTGGGACACAATAAATGGGAAGACCTTTTACCCCAAGAATCACGTGAAGCATATTACAAACGAATAATAAATCTCTCCAGTCATTCTAAACATCATGGTGAAGAAATATCAATTATTGAAGAAAATGATAAGCGGGTATTGAGCTTTCTGGTAGAAGAAGTGAAAAGAAGATATGGATTCAAATCAACTATTAACCCAAATGTTATAGAAGAAAATGGCACAGTATAA
- a CDS encoding alpha/beta fold hydrolase: MNTTLNFSKKVQAILSLLIFIGMGLWSLKAQTYTAGEKDIENTAVRAAFQHTKKIRAGLLDVGYAEVGPENGKPVILLHGWPYDIHSFEQSSAILAGKGYRVLVPYLRGYGTTTFVSPNTKRNGQQSAVALDIIAFMDALKIDKAIIGGFDWGARTADIMAALWPERCTGLVAVSGYLIGSPKANEKPLPPNAEFLWWYQYYFSTERGYKGYKANTVAFNKLIWKTASPKWAFDDQTYERSAGAFDNPDHVDIVIHNYRWRLGLAKGEKQYDALEAKLAKSPSITVPTVTLEGDANGAAFPAPESYASRYTGKYAHHTLTGGIGHNLPQEAPKAFADAIIEVDSMSQSK; encoded by the coding sequence ATGAATACTACATTGAACTTCAGTAAAAAAGTACAGGCCATTTTATCCTTACTTATTTTTATAGGAATGGGATTATGGTCTCTGAAAGCACAGACTTATACCGCTGGCGAAAAAGACATTGAAAATACAGCTGTCAGAGCAGCTTTCCAACATACAAAGAAAATAAGAGCCGGATTGCTGGATGTAGGATATGCGGAAGTAGGACCTGAAAATGGAAAGCCCGTTATCCTTCTTCATGGATGGCCCTATGATATCCACAGTTTTGAACAATCTTCAGCTATACTTGCCGGAAAGGGCTACCGTGTTTTAGTTCCTTATTTAAGAGGCTATGGTACAACTACCTTTGTATCTCCCAATACAAAACGCAATGGTCAGCAGAGTGCTGTTGCACTAGATATTATTGCTTTTATGGATGCCCTGAAAATTGATAAAGCGATCATTGGCGGCTTTGACTGGGGAGCCAGAACTGCCGATATTATGGCTGCATTGTGGCCGGAACGTTGCACTGGCCTGGTTGCCGTAAGCGGATATTTAATAGGAAGCCCAAAGGCAAACGAAAAACCTCTCCCTCCAAATGCCGAGTTTTTATGGTGGTATCAGTATTACTTTTCAACTGAAAGAGGGTATAAGGGATACAAAGCCAATACTGTGGCATTTAATAAACTGATCTGGAAAACAGCTTCGCCAAAATGGGCTTTCGATGATCAGACCTACGAACGCTCTGCCGGAGCATTTGATAACCCTGACCATGTTGATATCGTAATCCACAATTACCGCTGGCGTCTGGGATTGGCGAAAGGAGAAAAACAATATGATGCGCTTGAAGCTAAACTGGCAAAATCTCCGTCCATTACGGTCCCAACAGTTACCCTGGAAGGTGATGCCAACGGAGCTGCGTTTCCTGCACCGGAAAGTTATGCCTCCAGATATACCGGAAAATATGCCCATCATACCCTGACAGGCGGAATTGGACACAATTTACCACAGGAAGCTCCCAAAGCATTTGCAGATGCCATTATAGAGGTAGATTCTATGTCGCAATCTAAATAA
- a CDS encoding type I restriction endonuclease subunit R, whose translation MAQYNTITETNNFIVLDKYDKYSTLNEPPAVYQTEVALEQEFIRDLVAQGYEKPSHLTTQQAMLANVRQQLQALNNMEFTDAEWIRFVEEYLDKPGDSIVDKTRKLHENYIYDFVFDDGHIQNIYLVDKENVVRNKVQVISQFEQKGTHANRYDVTILVNGLPLVHVEIKKRGVAIREAFNQVHRYSKESFNSENSLFKYLQIFVISNGTDSRYFANTVKRDKNSFDFTMNWARADNSLIKDLKDFTATFFQKHTLLNVLLTYSVFDTSDTLLIMRPYQIAATERMLWKIKSSYETKKWSSAEGGGFIWHTTGSGKTLTSFKAARLATQLDFIDKVFFVVDRKDLDFQTMKEYQRFSPDSVNGSDSTAGLKRNIGKEDNKIIVTTIQKLNNLMKSEGDLAIYQKQVVFIFDEAHRSQFGEAQKNLKKKFKKFYQFGFTGTPIFPKNALGAETTASVFGRELHSYVITDAIRDEKVLKFKVDYNNVRPQFKKIEQEQDEKKLSAAENTKALLHPARIKEISQYILQNFRIKTHRNQGSNKGFNAMFAVSSVDAAKCYYEELNHLQKESEKPLKIATIFSFAANEEQNAIGEIPDETFEPSAMDISAKEFLSKAINEYNAMFKTSFGVESKEFQNYYRDLAKRVKSKELDLIIVVGMFLTGFDAPTLNTLFVDKNLHYHGLMQAFSRTNRIYDATKTFGNIVTFRDLEQATIDAITLFGDNNTKNVVLEKSYKEYLEGFTDVATGEARRGYIDVVNELNERFPNPDEIITEKDKKEFTKLFGEYLRVENILQNYDEFTHLKALQIIDLNNPEAIKAFKETYFVTDEDISAMQEIALLPERTAQDYRSTYNDIRDWLRREKNGNEAEASKIDWDDVVFEIDLLKSQEINLDYILELIFEHNKKTKDKTALIDEIRRVIRASIGQRAKESLVVDFINETDLDKIQEKPNILDAFYTYAGEKQRAEAFELITEENLNEEATKRYIATSLKREFASENGTELNAILPKMSPLNPQYLSKKQSVFQKISAFVEKFKGIGGKL comes from the coding sequence ATGGCACAGTATAACACCATAACCGAAACCAACAATTTCATCGTTCTCGATAAATACGACAAATATTCAACATTGAACGAACCACCTGCGGTCTATCAGACGGAAGTTGCCCTTGAACAGGAATTTATCCGGGACTTGGTCGCTCAGGGTTACGAAAAACCATCTCACCTTACTACACAGCAAGCTATGTTGGCTAATGTAAGGCAACAACTGCAGGCACTGAATAATATGGAGTTTACAGATGCGGAATGGATTCGTTTTGTAGAAGAATATTTGGATAAACCCGGAGACAGCATCGTTGATAAAACAAGAAAGCTTCATGAAAACTATATTTACGATTTTGTATTTGACGATGGTCACATCCAAAACATTTATTTAGTAGATAAAGAGAACGTTGTCCGCAATAAAGTGCAGGTAATTTCACAATTCGAACAAAAAGGAACGCATGCCAATCGATATGATGTAACCATCTTGGTGAATGGTTTACCTTTAGTACATGTAGAAATAAAAAAACGTGGAGTTGCTATCCGTGAAGCATTTAATCAGGTACATCGTTACAGTAAAGAAAGCTTCAACAGCGAAAACTCACTTTTTAAATATTTACAGATATTTGTTATCTCAAACGGTACCGACAGTCGTTATTTTGCCAACACTGTAAAGCGGGATAAAAATAGTTTCGACTTTACCATGAACTGGGCAAGAGCGGATAACTCTTTGATTAAAGACCTGAAAGATTTTACAGCCACTTTTTTTCAGAAACATACATTGCTAAATGTATTACTCACCTATTCTGTTTTTGATACTAGCGATACATTACTCATCATGCGTCCGTATCAGATAGCAGCAACAGAAAGAATGTTGTGGAAAATAAAAAGTTCTTATGAAACAAAAAAATGGTCTTCTGCAGAAGGTGGCGGATTTATATGGCATACCACAGGCTCAGGAAAAACCCTGACCAGTTTTAAAGCGGCAAGACTGGCAACACAGCTTGACTTTATAGACAAAGTATTCTTTGTTGTGGATCGTAAAGATTTGGACTTTCAGACCATGAAAGAATATCAGCGTTTTTCGCCCGATAGCGTAAACGGTTCCGATAGTACTGCCGGTTTAAAAAGAAACATAGGAAAAGAAGATAACAAAATTATTGTTACCACCATACAGAAGCTAAACAACCTCATGAAAAGTGAAGGTGATTTAGCCATTTATCAAAAACAAGTAGTATTCATCTTCGATGAGGCGCACCGTTCTCAATTTGGTGAAGCTCAGAAAAACCTAAAGAAAAAATTTAAAAAATTCTATCAGTTTGGGTTTACCGGTACACCAATCTTTCCTAAAAACGCTTTAGGCGCTGAAACTACAGCAAGTGTATTTGGTCGCGAATTGCATTCCTATGTGATAACCGATGCAATTAGAGATGAAAAGGTATTGAAGTTCAAAGTAGATTACAACAATGTACGTCCACAATTTAAGAAAATAGAGCAAGAGCAGGATGAAAAAAAACTGAGCGCTGCAGAAAACACAAAAGCATTACTTCATCCAGCCCGTATTAAAGAAATCTCGCAATACATTCTGCAAAATTTCAGAATTAAAACCCATAGAAATCAGGGTAGCAACAAAGGATTTAATGCCATGTTTGCCGTAAGCAGTGTAGATGCTGCCAAATGTTATTATGAAGAACTGAATCACCTGCAAAAAGAAAGTGAAAAGCCGTTGAAAATAGCAACCATTTTTTCTTTTGCAGCCAATGAAGAACAAAACGCCATTGGTGAAATTCCTGATGAAACTTTTGAACCATCAGCAATGGATATTAGTGCAAAAGAATTCTTATCCAAAGCAATCAATGAGTATAACGCTATGTTCAAAACCAGTTTTGGAGTTGAAAGTAAAGAATTTCAAAACTACTACCGCGACCTTGCAAAAAGAGTAAAGAGCAAAGAATTAGACCTTATCATTGTAGTCGGCATGTTTCTTACTGGATTTGATGCCCCTACACTGAATACGCTTTTTGTAGACAAAAATCTGCACTATCATGGGCTAATGCAGGCATTTTCGCGAACCAATCGTATTTATGATGCTACAAAAACCTTTGGTAACATTGTTACATTTAGAGATTTAGAACAGGCAACCATTGATGCCATCACTTTATTTGGAGATAACAATACCAAAAACGTGGTGCTTGAAAAGAGCTATAAAGAATATTTGGAAGGTTTTACAGATGTTGCTACTGGTGAAGCCCGCAGAGGTTATATCGATGTTGTAAATGAATTGAATGAAAGGTTTCCCAATCCTGATGAAATCATTACAGAAAAAGACAAAAAAGAATTTACGAAACTTTTTGGTGAATATCTACGTGTAGAAAATATTTTGCAAAATTACGATGAATTTACTCACCTTAAAGCATTACAGATTATAGATCTAAATAATCCTGAGGCAATCAAAGCATTCAAAGAAACTTATTTTGTGACAGACGAAGATATTTCAGCAATGCAGGAAATCGCTCTATTACCAGAAAGAACCGCTCAGGATTATCGCTCAACGTATAATGACATACGCGATTGGTTAAGACGAGAGAAAAATGGAAATGAAGCCGAAGCATCTAAAATTGATTGGGATGATGTTGTTTTTGAAATAGACTTATTAAAATCTCAGGAAATAAACCTGGATTACATTCTAGAGTTAATTTTTGAACATAACAAAAAGACAAAAGATAAAACTGCTTTAATTGATGAAATTCGTAGAGTAATTCGTGCCAGTATTGGACAAAGAGCAAAAGAGAGTCTTGTAGTCGACTTTATTAATGAAACAGATCTTGATAAAATACAAGAAAAACCAAATATTTTAGACGCATTTTATACTTATGCAGGTGAGAAACAAAGAGCTGAAGCTTTTGAGCTGATAACAGAAGAGAATTTAAATGAGGAGGCGACAAAGAGATATATAGCTACATCACTAAAACGTGAATTTGCCAGTGAAAACGGAACAGAACTGAACGCTATCTTACCTAAAATGAGCCCGTTAAATCCACAGTATTTAAGCAAGAAACAAAGTGTTTTTCAAAAAATTAGTGCCTTTGTCGAAAAATTCAAAGGAATAGGAGGAAAGCTTTAA
- a CDS encoding restriction endonuclease subunit S: MSYLEKLLDGAEVKWKTLNEVVLTITAPVKLNKNTYGDTGKTPIIDQGITFIAGYTDEDIAAVEAGEYVIFGDHSEHIKYIDFSFIQGADGLKILKSKAYNTKYIYYALVNFYKRENNYKRHWSSAKETLIPIPCPKNIKKSLDIQRKIVNILDKFTELITELTTELTTELTARKQQYNYYREELFCFNENEVKHLQMDDESIGEFQRGKRFVKTDLVTQGVPTIHYGEMYTHYGTWTEKTKSFVSEELVKNKNLRLAQKGDVVIVAAGETIEDIGKGTAWLGDEGVVIHDACFSYKTVLNPKFVAYFTRTKQFHDQIKKHISSGKISAINAKGLGKTIIPIPSPEEQEHIVSILDKFDILTNSISEGLPKEIELRQKQYEYYRDLLLTFPKDNIEA; this comes from the coding sequence ATGAGTTATCTAGAAAAATTATTAGATGGTGCGGAGGTGAAATGGAAAACATTAAATGAAGTTGTTTTGACAATTACAGCTCCTGTAAAACTAAATAAAAATACCTATGGTGATACTGGAAAGACCCCAATTATAGACCAAGGTATAACTTTTATTGCTGGTTACACAGATGAAGATATTGCTGCGGTTGAAGCAGGTGAGTATGTCATTTTTGGTGATCATTCCGAGCATATAAAATACATCGATTTTTCTTTTATACAAGGTGCTGATGGCTTGAAGATTCTTAAATCAAAAGCATATAATACTAAATATATCTATTATGCGTTGGTGAATTTTTATAAGAGAGAGAATAATTATAAAAGGCATTGGTCTTCTGCAAAAGAAACACTTATTCCTATTCCTTGCCCAAAAAATATAAAAAAATCACTTGATATTCAACGAAAAATAGTTAATATTCTCGATAAGTTTACAGAACTTATAACAGAGCTTACAACAGAGCTTACAACAGAGCTTACAGCTCGTAAACAACAGTATAATTATTATCGGGAAGAGTTGTTCTGTTTTAATGAAAATGAAGTGAAACATCTGCAAATGGATGATGAAAGTATTGGGGAGTTTCAAAGAGGCAAACGTTTTGTAAAAACTGATTTGGTTACACAAGGAGTTCCTACTATTCATTATGGTGAAATGTACACACATTATGGTACTTGGACGGAAAAAACAAAATCTTTTGTGAGTGAAGAGCTCGTTAAAAATAAAAATCTGCGATTAGCTCAAAAAGGTGATGTGGTTATCGTTGCGGCTGGTGAAACAATTGAAGATATTGGAAAAGGGACAGCTTGGTTAGGTGACGAAGGTGTGGTTATTCATGATGCTTGTTTTTCATATAAAACCGTTTTAAATCCAAAGTTTGTCGCTTATTTTACACGAACCAAACAATTCCACGATCAGATTAAAAAGCACATATCTTCTGGTAAAATTTCTGCTATTAATGCAAAAGGGCTAGGAAAGACAATAATTCCAATACCTTCTCCTGAAGAACAAGAACACATCGTTTCTATTCTAGACAAATTTGATATTCTAACTAATTCAATAAGTGAAGGTTTACCAAAAGAAATAGAATTACGACAAAAACAGTATGAATATTACAGAGATCTGTTATTAACCTTTCCAAAAGATAATATAGAAGCATAA
- a CDS encoding 1-acyl-sn-glycerol-3-phosphate acyltransferase, which produces MSKFDEIRYFHDHEVNERLQSVARDPMMKALMNFTFPGVDEQVWLEQFKEIHSISDFQHHFVAHTVRQILAKSSEGLTTSGFDKLDKNTPYLYISNHRDIVLDTSLLNLALLESGHIMTASAIGDNLVKRNFLNVLAKLNRNFLVQRGLSLRDQLKSSQTMSEYIDHQLHHENRSVWIAQREGRTKNGNDATQQGVLKMLAMASGDQSLIEYFKTLKIVPISISYEYDPTDSLKMPQLLAQHRDEEYIKGKNEDFTTMLSGILGQKKRIHLHAGDVIDTELDEIAATIENKNKQLQAIAQVIDHSIIKNYKLWPTKYIAYDLIHNTDTYASQYTEQEKQLFIRRLEMRIDPSDPVSKEYFLAMYANPLVNKLKLEEGFKG; this is translated from the coding sequence ATGTCGAAGTTTGATGAAATACGGTATTTTCATGATCATGAAGTGAATGAAAGATTGCAGAGTGTAGCCCGTGATCCCATGATGAAAGCACTGATGAACTTTACTTTTCCCGGTGTGGATGAGCAGGTCTGGCTGGAACAGTTTAAAGAGATCCACTCTATAAGTGATTTTCAGCATCATTTTGTAGCACATACCGTTCGTCAGATCCTTGCGAAAAGTTCTGAAGGTTTAACGACCTCGGGCTTCGATAAGCTGGATAAAAATACGCCCTACCTTTACATTTCAAATCACAGAGATATTGTATTGGATACTTCACTGCTTAATCTGGCTCTTCTGGAAAGCGGCCATATTATGACAGCTTCTGCCATTGGTGATAATCTTGTGAAAAGAAACTTTTTGAATGTACTGGCAAAGCTGAACCGCAACTTTTTAGTTCAAAGAGGTTTGTCTCTTCGCGACCAGCTTAAAAGTTCACAAACCATGTCTGAGTATATTGATCATCAATTGCATCATGAAAACCGTTCTGTATGGATCGCCCAGCGTGAAGGCCGTACCAAAAACGGTAATGATGCCACTCAACAGGGTGTTTTAAAAATGCTTGCCATGGCATCCGGAGATCAGTCACTGATAGAGTATTTTAAAACCTTAAAGATTGTTCCTATATCCATTTCTTATGAATATGACCCTACAGATTCTTTAAAAATGCCTCAGCTACTGGCACAACACAGGGATGAGGAATACATCAAAGGTAAAAATGAAGATTTTACCACCATGCTCAGCGGAATATTAGGGCAAAAGAAACGAATTCATCTGCATGCCGGGGATGTTATTGATACCGAACTGGATGAAATTGCCGCTACTATTGAGAATAAAAACAAACAGTTGCAGGCTATTGCACAGGTGATTGACCATTCAATCATTAAAAATTATAAGCTTTGGCCGACAAAATATATAGCCTACGATCTGATTCACAATACAGATACGTATGCTTCACAATATACCGAACAGGAGAAACAGCTGTTTATCCGAAGACTTGAGATGCGTATAGACCCGTCTGATCCGGTGTCTAAGGAGTATTTCCTGGCGATGTATGCCAATCCTTTGGTGAATAAACTGAAGCTTGAAGAAGGTTTTAAAGGCTAA